The Brachybacterium huguangmaarense genome contains a region encoding:
- a CDS encoding histidine phosphatase family protein produces MNADQTRPVPAGTAGTATRVLLVRHGRTPTTGIELPGRAAGLHLSEAGREQAAHVARRLVPLGPTALYSSPLERTRETAAPTVEATGLPLRLDDGLLECEVGDWTGRRLADLARLEAWADVQHRPSGFRFPGGESFGEMQERMVATVDRLRAAHPGGTVVLFSHADPIRCLLAHALATPLDAFQRISVGPCSVSAIAYHRDPDGTAQDPVVLTMNSTDEPLQTLVAS; encoded by the coding sequence GTGAACGCCGATCAGACCCGCCCCGTCCCCGCCGGGACGGCCGGGACCGCCACGCGCGTGCTGCTCGTCCGCCACGGCCGCACCCCCACCACGGGGATCGAGCTGCCCGGCCGGGCAGCCGGCCTGCACCTGTCCGAGGCCGGCCGCGAGCAGGCCGCGCACGTCGCCCGGCGCCTCGTGCCCCTGGGCCCGACCGCCCTGTACTCCTCGCCGCTCGAGCGGACCCGCGAGACCGCGGCCCCGACCGTCGAGGCCACGGGGCTTCCGCTCCGCCTGGACGACGGGCTCCTCGAATGCGAGGTCGGCGACTGGACGGGGCGGCGCCTCGCGGACCTCGCCCGCCTGGAGGCGTGGGCCGACGTGCAGCACCGCCCGTCCGGCTTCCGCTTCCCCGGAGGAGAGAGCTTCGGCGAGATGCAGGAACGCATGGTCGCGACGGTCGACCGGCTGCGCGCCGCCCACCCGGGCGGCACCGTCGTGCTGTTCTCCCATGCCGATCCCATCCGCTGCCTGCTCGCCCACGCCCTCGCCACGCCGCTGGACGCCTTCCAGCGCATCAGCGTGGGCCCGTGCTCCGTCTCCGCCATCGCCTATCACCGCGACCCCGACGGCACCGCGCAGGACCCCGTCGTGCTCACCATGAACTCGACCGACGAGCCTCTCCAGACCCTGGTCGCCTCGTGA